From Halotia branconii CENA392, the proteins below share one genomic window:
- a CDS encoding thioredoxin domain-containing protein: MTNRLAEAKSLYLRKHAENPIDWWSWCDEALATAKAQNKPIFLSIGYSSCHWCTVMEGEAFSNLAIAEYMNANFLPIKVDREERPDLDSIYMQSLQMMSGQGGWPLNVFLSPDDLVPFYAGTYFPVDPRYGRPGFLQVLQALRRYYYTEKDDLRQRKALIIESLLTSAVLQNGTTQAAQTNELLKQGWKTSTSVITPNQQGNSFPMIPYAELALRGTRFLFPGSDWEREFQNDGKQICTQRGLDLALGGIYDHVGGGFHRYTVDATWTVPHFEKMLYDNGQIVEYLANLWSAGVQEPAFKRAVVGTVEWLQREMTAPEGYFYAAQDADSFINSTAIEPEEGAFYVWSYSELAQLLTPEELTELQQKFTVTANGNFEGKNVLQRRDSGELSAALEIALGKLFTARYGDAPNSLKTFPAASNNQEAKTHNWPGRIPSVTDTKMIVAWNSLMISALARAAGVFQEPLYLEIAARAATFILEQQFIDGRFQRLNYQGQATVLAQSEDYALFIKALLDLYACCPEQKHWLEKAIALQDEFDQFLWSVELGGYYNTSSDASQDLIVRERSYADNATPSANGVAIANLVRLALLTDNLHYLDLAEQGLKAFSSVMSNAPQACPSLFTALDWYRNSTLIRSTIEQIKSLIPQYLPVAAFSIVSNLPEGSIALVCQGLKCLAPATSYEQMLQQVQQSQTRG; this comes from the coding sequence ATGACTAATCGCCTTGCTGAAGCTAAGAGTCTCTATCTCCGCAAACACGCCGAAAACCCGATTGACTGGTGGTCTTGGTGTGATGAAGCTCTCGCAACTGCAAAAGCACAAAATAAACCTATCTTTCTCTCCATTGGTTATTCTAGTTGCCACTGGTGTACTGTCATGGAAGGCGAAGCTTTCTCCAATTTGGCTATTGCCGAGTACATGAATGCTAATTTCTTGCCCATCAAAGTAGACAGAGAAGAAAGACCCGACCTCGACAGTATTTACATGCAGTCTTTGCAAATGATGAGTGGTCAAGGGGGTTGGCCTTTAAATGTTTTTCTTTCTCCAGATGATTTAGTACCGTTTTATGCTGGTACTTATTTTCCAGTTGATCCGCGTTATGGTCGTCCTGGTTTTTTGCAAGTGCTGCAAGCTCTTCGCCGCTACTACTATACAGAAAAAGATGACTTGCGCCAACGCAAAGCCCTGATTATTGAGTCGCTATTAACTTCTGCGGTATTGCAAAATGGTACTACTCAAGCAGCTCAAACAAATGAATTACTCAAACAAGGCTGGAAAACCAGCACGAGCGTAATTACTCCAAACCAACAGGGTAATAGCTTTCCGATGATTCCCTATGCAGAATTGGCACTGCGGGGAACTCGGTTTTTGTTTCCTGGCTCTGATTGGGAACGGGAATTTCAGAATGATGGCAAGCAAATTTGTACTCAACGAGGACTAGATTTAGCCTTGGGAGGCATTTATGATCATGTCGGCGGTGGTTTTCATCGCTATACTGTTGACGCTACTTGGACAGTGCCTCACTTTGAAAAGATGCTCTATGACAATGGTCAGATTGTTGAGTATCTAGCAAATTTGTGGAGTGCTGGAGTTCAAGAGCCAGCTTTCAAGCGAGCAGTTGTGGGTACTGTTGAATGGCTGCAACGAGAGATGACTGCCCCGGAAGGTTACTTTTATGCTGCTCAAGATGCCGATAGTTTTATTAACTCTACCGCAATAGAACCAGAAGAAGGAGCATTTTATGTCTGGAGTTACAGCGAACTAGCACAACTATTAACGCCAGAAGAACTAACGGAACTACAACAAAAGTTTACAGTAACTGCTAATGGCAACTTTGAAGGCAAGAATGTTCTGCAAAGACGTGATTCGGGAGAATTAAGTGCAGCGCTAGAAATTGCATTGGGTAAGTTGTTCACTGCTCGTTATGGTGATGCACCAAATTCACTGAAGACTTTCCCTGCTGCTAGTAACAATCAAGAAGCAAAAACTCACAACTGGCCTGGGCGTATTCCCTCGGTGACAGATACAAAAATGATTGTGGCTTGGAATAGCTTGATGATTTCCGCGTTAGCAAGGGCGGCTGGGGTATTTCAAGAACCTTTGTATTTGGAAATAGCCGCAAGGGCAGCAACTTTCATCTTGGAACAGCAATTTATAGATGGGCGTTTCCAGCGACTGAATTATCAAGGTCAAGCGACTGTACTAGCGCAGTCGGAAGATTATGCTTTATTTATTAAAGCGTTGTTGGATTTATACGCTTGTTGTCCTGAGCAAAAACACTGGTTAGAAAAAGCGATCGCTCTCCAAGATGAATTTGATCAATTCCTTTGGAGTGTAGAATTAGGTGGCTACTACAATACCTCCAGTGATGCCAGTCAAGATTTAATCGTGCGGGAACGCAGCTATGCAGATAATGCTACACCATCAGCTAACGGCGTTGCGATCGCTAATTTAGTCCGTCTAGCTTTACTCACCGATAATTTACATTATTTAGACTTAGCTGAACAAGGTTTAAAAGCTTTTAGCAGTGTCATGAGTAACGCTCCCCAAGCATGTCCTAGCTTGTTCACCGCCTTAGATTGGTATCGTAACTCTACCTTAATTCGTAGCACCATTGAGCAAATTAAATCTCTCATTCCTCAATATTTACCTGTGGCGGCGTTTAGTATCGTCTCAAATTTACCAGAAGGAAGCATTGCCTTAGTTTGTCAAGGTTTGAAATGTCTTGCACCTGCAACAAGTTATGAGCAAATGTTACAGCAAGTGCAGCAAAGTCAAACTAGAGGGTGA